In Ascaphus truei isolate aAscTru1 chromosome 5, aAscTru1.hap1, whole genome shotgun sequence, one genomic interval encodes:
- the CREBRF gene encoding CREB3 regulatory factor isoform X1 codes for MYNFLATDSKEKLERRLPRKRSRHLGLGPEDLGFQMPQPCVSGMDPLFGDAFRSPAFGEQTLMSTDLLANSSDPDFMYELDREIGYQQSPTENFLTLDDCKDLDNLDSFTDILDNSTPVTSNWEQWDTYCEDLTKYTKLASCDIWGTKEVDYLGLDDFSSPYQDEEVISKTPTLAQLNSEDSQSVADSLCYSECFPGAKATFLPGKKMAAGRVTAPVCSSKSAHADVPSADCAQKAIKPAASTQVAVKTNVSCIEKVNIHGECKDYVKKAMVKISSVLPSQPVTTVATIDAAKENTCFCGAMAKRQEKSGEPLLGRSGSCAVLPFKETQKLFCPPPGVTTIGAVDGSISAGASVSDPSQKKEEHNYSLFVSEGLVEPPAKCESPRDQEVEEEVDLDEEDHDEGFGSEHELSENEEEEEEEEEEEEEEDYEDDKDDISDTFSEPGYENDSVEDLKGITPVSSRKRGKRRYFWEYSEQLMPSQQEGILRPSEWNRETLPSNMYQKNGLHHGKYTVKKSRRTDVEDLTPNPRKLQQIGGELRKLNKVISDLTPVSELPLTARPRSRKEKNKLASRACRLKKKAQYEANKVKLWGLNTEYDSLLFVINSIKQEIMNRMQIPWEEWSASMEQKLDILIKDTLGSSVSGQTSEFVNQVLEKTLDGDPTGGLVGLRIPTSKDQ; via the exons ATGTATAATTTTCTTGCCACGGATAGCAAGGAAAAGCTGGAAAGGAGGCTTCCGAGGAAGCGGAGCAGACATTTGGGATTGGGTCCGGAGGACCTGGGCTTTCAGATGCCTCAG CCCTGTGTCAGCGGAATGGATCCTCTTTTCGGGGATGCCTTTCGGAGCCCTGCGTTCGGTGAGCAGACTTTAATGAGCACAGACCTGTTGGCAAACAGCTCCGACCCAGACTTCATGTATGAACTG GATCGAGAAATTGGCTACcagcagagcccaacagaaaacTTCCTGACCCTGGATGACTGCAAAGACTTGGACAACTTGGACTCCTTCACGGATATCCTTGACAATAGTACACCCGTGACTTCTAATTGGGAGCAGTGGGACACGTACTGTGAGGACCTGACCAAGTACACAAAGCTAGCCAGCTGTGACATATGGGGAACCAAAGAGGTGGATTACCTAGGTCTTGATGACTTCTCAAGTCCCTATCAGGACGAAGAGGTGATCAGCAAAACGCCCACACTTGCACAGCTTAACAGCGAGGACTCTCAGTCAGTCGCTGACTCCCTTTGCTACTCTGAGTGCTTCCCAGGCGCCAAGGCCACCTTTTTGCCGGGGAAGAAAATGGCAGCTGGGCGGGTGACTGCTCCAGTATGCTCTTCCAAGAGTGCCCATGCAGACGTGCCATCTGCTGACTGTGCCCAAAAAGCTATCAAGCCAGCTGCAAGCACCCAGGTGGCGGTGAAGACTAATGTTTCCTGCATAGAGAAAGTCAACATCCACGGAGAATGCAAGGACTATGTGAAAAAAGCCATGGTGAAGATCAGCTCAGTACTTCCCAGTCAGCCGGTAACCACAGTGGCCACTATTGATGCAGCCAAGGAAAACACCTGCTTTTGCGGGGCCATGGCCAAGAGACAGGAGAAGAGTGGGGAGCCATTGTTAGGCCGCAGCGGAAGCTGTGCTGTCCTACCTTTCAAAGAGACTCAGAAGCTTTTCTGCCCACCCCCGGGAGTGACCACAATTGGTGCCGTAGATGGGAGTATTTCTGCTGGTGCCTCTGTATCCGACCCCTCACAAAAGAAAGAGGAGCACAACTACTCCCTCTTTGTCTCTGAGGGGTTGGTGGAGCCGCCAGCCAAATGCGAGAGCCCTCGGGATCAGGAAGTTGAAGAGGAGGTGGACTTGGATGAGGAAGATCATGACGAAGGGTTTGGCAGTGAGCATGAACTATCTGAgaacgaggaggaggaggaagaggaagaagaggaggaggaggaggaagactaCGAGGATGACAAAGATGATATCAGTGATACCTTCTCTGAACcag GATACGAAAATGATTCAGTGGAAGATCTGAAAGGAATTACTCCTGTGTCCTCAAGGAAAAGAGGAAAGCGACGATACTTCTGGGAATACAGTGAGCAGCTGATGCCGTCTCAACAGGAGGGGATACTGAGGCCCTCCGAGTGGAACAGGGAGACTTTACCCAGCAACATGTACCAGAAGAATGGGTTACACCATG GTAAATACACAGTGAAGAAGTCTCGCCGGACGGATGTAGAAGACCTGACTCCCAACCCTAGGAAACTCCAGCAGATTGGCGGTGAGCTGCGTAAGCTCAACAAGGTGATCAGCGACCTGACGCCGGTGTCCGAGCTTCCTCTAACCGCCAGACCTCGCTCCCGCAAGGAGAAAAACAAGCTGGCTTCCAG AGCTTGTCGGCTAAAGAAGAAAGCTCAATATGAAGCAAACAAAGTGAAACTATGGGGCCTGAATACAGAATATG ATAGCTTGCTGTTTGTGATCAATTCAATCAAACAAGAAATTATGAACCGAATGCAGATTCCATGGGAAGAATGGTCCGCCAGCATGGAGCAGAAACTGGATATTCTCATTAAGGACACACTGG gGTCCTCAGTGTCTGGCCAAACCTCTGAGTTTGTGAACCAGGTTTTGGAGAAAACCTTAGATGGAGATCCCACCGGTGGCCTCGTGGGACTGCGTATACCCACTTCAAAG GACCAATGA
- the CREBRF gene encoding CREB3 regulatory factor isoform X2 translates to MYNFLATDSKEKLERRLPRKRSRHLGLGPEDLGFQMPQPCVSGMDPLFGDAFRSPAFGEQTLMSTDLLANSSDPDFMYELDREIGYQQSPTENFLTLDDCKDLDNLDSFTDILDNSTPVTSNWEQWDTYCEDLTKYTKLASCDIWGTKEVDYLGLDDFSSPYQDEEVISKTPTLAQLNSEDSQSVADSLCYSECFPGAKATFLPGKKMAAGRVTAPVCSSKSAHADVPSADCAQKAIKPAASTQVAVKTNVSCIEKVNIHGECKDYVKKAMVKISSVLPSQPVTTVATIDAAKENTCFCGAMAKRQEKSGEPLLGRSGSCAVLPFKETQKLFCPPPGVTTIGAVDGSISAGASVSDPSQKKEEHNYSLFVSEGLVEPPAKCESPRDQEVEEEVDLDEEDHDEGFGSEHELSENEEEEEEEEEEEEEEDYEDDKDDISDTFSEPGYENDSVEDLKGITPVSSRKRGKRRYFWEYSEQLMPSQQEGILRPSEWNRETLPSNMYQKNGLHHGKYTVKKSRRTDVEDLTPNPRKLQQIGGELRKLNKVISDLTPVSELPLTARPRSRKEKNKLASRACRLKKKAQYEANKVKLWGLNTEYDSLLFVINSIKQEIMNRMQIPWEEWSASMEQKLDILIKDTLGSSVSGQTSEFVNQVLEKTLDGDPTGGLVGLRIPTSKV, encoded by the exons ATGTATAATTTTCTTGCCACGGATAGCAAGGAAAAGCTGGAAAGGAGGCTTCCGAGGAAGCGGAGCAGACATTTGGGATTGGGTCCGGAGGACCTGGGCTTTCAGATGCCTCAG CCCTGTGTCAGCGGAATGGATCCTCTTTTCGGGGATGCCTTTCGGAGCCCTGCGTTCGGTGAGCAGACTTTAATGAGCACAGACCTGTTGGCAAACAGCTCCGACCCAGACTTCATGTATGAACTG GATCGAGAAATTGGCTACcagcagagcccaacagaaaacTTCCTGACCCTGGATGACTGCAAAGACTTGGACAACTTGGACTCCTTCACGGATATCCTTGACAATAGTACACCCGTGACTTCTAATTGGGAGCAGTGGGACACGTACTGTGAGGACCTGACCAAGTACACAAAGCTAGCCAGCTGTGACATATGGGGAACCAAAGAGGTGGATTACCTAGGTCTTGATGACTTCTCAAGTCCCTATCAGGACGAAGAGGTGATCAGCAAAACGCCCACACTTGCACAGCTTAACAGCGAGGACTCTCAGTCAGTCGCTGACTCCCTTTGCTACTCTGAGTGCTTCCCAGGCGCCAAGGCCACCTTTTTGCCGGGGAAGAAAATGGCAGCTGGGCGGGTGACTGCTCCAGTATGCTCTTCCAAGAGTGCCCATGCAGACGTGCCATCTGCTGACTGTGCCCAAAAAGCTATCAAGCCAGCTGCAAGCACCCAGGTGGCGGTGAAGACTAATGTTTCCTGCATAGAGAAAGTCAACATCCACGGAGAATGCAAGGACTATGTGAAAAAAGCCATGGTGAAGATCAGCTCAGTACTTCCCAGTCAGCCGGTAACCACAGTGGCCACTATTGATGCAGCCAAGGAAAACACCTGCTTTTGCGGGGCCATGGCCAAGAGACAGGAGAAGAGTGGGGAGCCATTGTTAGGCCGCAGCGGAAGCTGTGCTGTCCTACCTTTCAAAGAGACTCAGAAGCTTTTCTGCCCACCCCCGGGAGTGACCACAATTGGTGCCGTAGATGGGAGTATTTCTGCTGGTGCCTCTGTATCCGACCCCTCACAAAAGAAAGAGGAGCACAACTACTCCCTCTTTGTCTCTGAGGGGTTGGTGGAGCCGCCAGCCAAATGCGAGAGCCCTCGGGATCAGGAAGTTGAAGAGGAGGTGGACTTGGATGAGGAAGATCATGACGAAGGGTTTGGCAGTGAGCATGAACTATCTGAgaacgaggaggaggaggaagaggaagaagaggaggaggaggaggaagactaCGAGGATGACAAAGATGATATCAGTGATACCTTCTCTGAACcag GATACGAAAATGATTCAGTGGAAGATCTGAAAGGAATTACTCCTGTGTCCTCAAGGAAAAGAGGAAAGCGACGATACTTCTGGGAATACAGTGAGCAGCTGATGCCGTCTCAACAGGAGGGGATACTGAGGCCCTCCGAGTGGAACAGGGAGACTTTACCCAGCAACATGTACCAGAAGAATGGGTTACACCATG GTAAATACACAGTGAAGAAGTCTCGCCGGACGGATGTAGAAGACCTGACTCCCAACCCTAGGAAACTCCAGCAGATTGGCGGTGAGCTGCGTAAGCTCAACAAGGTGATCAGCGACCTGACGCCGGTGTCCGAGCTTCCTCTAACCGCCAGACCTCGCTCCCGCAAGGAGAAAAACAAGCTGGCTTCCAG AGCTTGTCGGCTAAAGAAGAAAGCTCAATATGAAGCAAACAAAGTGAAACTATGGGGCCTGAATACAGAATATG ATAGCTTGCTGTTTGTGATCAATTCAATCAAACAAGAAATTATGAACCGAATGCAGATTCCATGGGAAGAATGGTCCGCCAGCATGGAGCAGAAACTGGATATTCTCATTAAGGACACACTGG gGTCCTCAGTGTCTGGCCAAACCTCTGAGTTTGTGAACCAGGTTTTGGAGAAAACCTTAGATGGAGATCCCACCGGTGGCCTCGTGGGACTGCGTATACCCACTTCAAAGGTGTGA